The DNA window GCGGGTCCTCGTCCGGCGCGGGGTCATCACACAGACCGGTACCATCGCACAGTCGGGACGCAGCGGGGGGCGGCCGGCGGCGCTGTACCACTTCGTCGACTCCCAGCTGCGGGTCACCGAAGAATTTGCCGCGTTCCGGCCCCCCGGGCAGCCGTGAAGGTTTGGGACCCACCCCGCGGGGCTATCTGAGGTGGCAACCGGTGCGGCGGCGGCCGATCTGCCGGGCGTCGCCGCAGGCGAGCGGACCGACCGACACGAACTGGTCCAAACTGCGGCGATTACGTTTTGGTTACCACCCGTTCATACGCGACAATGCCGGTTGGCCAAGAAGGGATCCGTGATGGTTGAACTCGGCAATCTGGCGGGAGCGCGCGGCGCGGAGTGGATCGGCCGGCCACCACACGAGGAACTGCAGCGCAGCGTGCGCCCGCTGCTGCCGTCCGACGATCCCTTCTACCAGCCGCCGCTGGGCTATCAGCATGCCCAGCCGGGCACGGTGCTGCGCTCGCGCGACGTCGAACTGGCGTTGCTGGGCCTGATCCCGCAGGCCGTCAACGCCGTCCAGCTGCTCTACCGGACGATGGACCTCAACGGCGAGCCGGAGGCGGCGGCGACCACGGTGATCGTGCCTGCCGAGCTCGCTCCCGGGCAGACCTGCCCGCTGCTGTCGTATCAGTGCGCGATCGACGCCGTGTCGTCGCGCTGCTTCCCGTCCTATGCGCTGCGGCGCCGGGCCCGGGCGCTCGGGTCCATCGGCCAGCTCGAGCTGTTCCTGATCGCCGCCGCCGTCGCCGAGGGGTGGGCGGTTTCGGTGCCCGACCACGAGGGCCTCAAGGGGCTGTGGGGCGCCCCGTACGAGCCCGGCTATCGCGTCCTGGACGGCATCCGGGCCGCCCTGAGCTCGGACCGGCTCGGGCTATCCCCGTCGGCGCCGATCGGGCTGTGGGGCTACTCCGGCGGCGGACTGGCCAGCGCGTGGGCCGCCGAGATGTCCGCCGACTACGCACCCGACCTGGACATCGTCGGGGCGGTGCTGGGATCACCCGTCGGCGATCTGGGCAACACCTTCCGCAGGCTCAACGGCAGCTTCCTGTCCGGCCTGCCCGCAATGGTCGTGGCGGCACTCGCCCACACCTATCCCGACCTGGACCGCATCATCAAGAAGCACGCCAGCGAAGAGGGCCGCGCCCTGCTGGAGTCGCTGGAGAACATGACGACCGTCGAAGCCGTCGTCCGGATGGCGGGCAAGAACATGGGCGACTACCTCGACGAACCGCTCGAGGCCATCCTGTCGACCCCCGAGGTCAGCTACGTCTTCGACCAGATCAAGCTGGGCGCCGCGGTGCCGACGCCGCCGGTGCTGCTCGTGCAGGCCGTGCATGACTACCTGATCAACGTCAACGACATCGACGTGCTCGCCGACGCCTATTCGACCGGCGGCGCCCGGGTCACCTACCACCGGGACGCGTTCAACGAGCACATGCTCCTGCACCCGCTGTCGGCCCCGATGACGCTGCGCTGGCTCACCGACCGGTTCAACCGCCGGCCGCTGACCGAGCACCTCATCCGGACGACGTGGCCGACGATGTTCAACCCGATGACCTACGTCGGCATGGCCAGGCTGGCCAAGATCGCGGCCAAGGTCGTCTTCGGCAGGAAGATCCACCGCCGCCCGCTATGACATCGCCGCTTCCGCGGAGCCGCCGGCACCCACCGGCAGCGCGTCCTCGGGCCGGTCGGCCACGGGCGGGGCCCCCAGGTCATCGCGGGCGTCCGCCGCGGCCATCAGGGCGTAGACCAGCGCCGCGATGGCGGCGGGCCACAGCAGCGTGGCCGCGACCTGCAACGGCCCGTGGGAGAAGAAGACCGGCGGCGCCTCGAGGACGTAGGCCAGCGCCGGGTCTCCCGACAGCGGCACGGCGTCGAAGTCCAGCGCGCCGTAGCGCATCCGTACCAGCGCGGCGCCGACGGCCGAGGCCGCCGCGGCGGCGGCCACCATCCCGAAAAACAGCCCGACGACCATCCCCGGCCCGCGGTGGCGGCGCCACTGCCACCCCAGCACGGCCCCCACCACCGCCAGCGCGGTCAGCAGGCCCAGCAGCAGGCACGGGTCGTCGAAGAAGTGCTGGGACTCAGTGCCCAGATAGTCGTGGACGCGTTCGCCGGCCCGGGTCTTGGCCACCACCACGTGGATGGGCGCGGCGATCCACGCCCACAGCGCACCGAGCAACGCGCCGGCGACCGTCAGCCCCAGCGCGGCGGCGGCCAACGCGCGCGCCCGCCCGTTCACCGCTGCGCCTCGAGGTCGGAGGAGTCCACCTGTCCGTGCCGCGAGCACTGTGCCCGCCAGCCGTCGGGACGGACCTGCACCACCATGCGGCGGCCGCACTCGGCGCAGAACCGTGGCGGCTCGAGGCCCAGCTGGGCCGCGGTCGGCACCTCGGTGCCCCCTAACTCCCCGGTGTAGATGTTGTAGACGCCGCCGCTGACCGGCGCGCCCAGATCCTCGACCACAATCGCCAGTTCCTACAGGCTGGCGTTGAGCGCCTTGATCGGCATCTGCAGATCGCCGAGCAATTCCAGGTCGGCCTCGGCGGGCCGGCCGAGGGTGGTCAGGTAGTTCCCGACGATCACGGCGTTGATGCCGCCCAGGATGCCCTGCTTGGCGCCCAGGTCGCCCAGGGTGATCTCTCGGCCGCCGGCGAAGCGCAGGATGGTGCGCGGCAGGGCCAGCCGGAACGCGGCCACCGACTTCAGCGCTTCGGCGGCCGGCAGCACCTGCAGGTCCCCGAACGGGGTGCCGGGCCGGGGGTTGAGGAAGTTCAGCGGCACCTCGTCGGGACCCAGCTCGGCCAGGTCTGCGGCGAATTCGGCGCGCTGCTCGAGGGTCTCTCCCATGCCGAGGATGCCGCCGCAGCACACCTCCATTCCGGCGTCGCGCACCATCGACAACGTCTGCCAGCGCTCTTCCCAGGTGTGGGTGGTGACGACGTTGGCGAAGTAGGAGCGCGCCGTCTCGAGGTTGTGGTTGTAGCGGTGCACGCCCATCGTCGCGAGCTGCTCGACCTGCTCGGCGGTCAGCATCCCCAGCGAGCAGGCGATGTTGATCTCGACCTCGTCGCGGATCGCCTCGATGCCCGCGGCGACCTGGGCCATCAGGCGTTCGTCGGGTCCGCGGACCGCGGCCACGATGCAGAACTCGGTGGCACCCGACTTGGCGGTCTGCTTGGCCGCCTCGACCAGGCTGGGGATGTCGAGCCGGGCGCTGCGCACGGGCGACGCGAACAGGCCCGACTGGGCGCAGAAGTGGCAGTCCTCGGGGCAGCCGCCGGTTTTCAGGCTGATGATGCCCTCCACCTCGACGTCGGGGCCGCACCAGCGCATCCGCACCTCGTGCGCCAGCGCCAGCAGCTCGTCGAGCCGCTCGTCGGGCAGCTGCAGCACGGCGAGCACCTGGTCCCGGCTCAGGCCCTCACCGCGTTCCAGGACCTGCCGGCGGGCCACCGCCAGAATGTCGGCCGGATCGTCGGTGTCGTGGCCGTCGGTTCCTGGCCGAGCCGCCGCCTGAGTCACCCGGTACTCCTTTACGCCGTGAACGAGTTCGCGTTCACGTTAGGTTAGCGGCCCGCACCGACCAAACCGCGGTCAGCCGATCGGGTGTTCGGCGCGCTTGTCGCCGTCCCAGCGGCGCAGGCCCGCAAAGGTGGCGTCGATGCGCGCCGGCCGGCCCGCGATCCGCAGCGCCCGGCCCAGCTGCGCGCCACCGACCCGGCGGGCCAGCGTGACGTGCGCGGTCCACTGCCCTGGCCGGCTGTTGCCCATCGGCTCGGGCCGCAGGTGCGCGGCGCAGAGCCGGTGCACCTCGGCGTGCAGGTCGAACAGCTCAACGGTCGGCACGATCAGCCGGGCGAACACGGCGTCGGCCCGGCCGAAGAGCACCGGCGCGCCGACGACGGCCGGCAGCGGCAACCGCGCGCTCACCGGCCGCAGCAGCTCGTCCACGTCGGCGTCGATGCGCTCGGCGACGGCCAGCGTGACGTGCGGGCGGCTGGCGGGTGCCTGGCTGGGGATCCCGGCGCCGGCCAGGTCGCCCCAGACGCGGCGGATCGCCGCCTCGGTGTCGAGGTCGAAGACCAGCTCGATCGAATGGACCATCAGCCGGCCAGCGCGCCCACCCAGTGGCGGTCGAACGCCGCCGCACTCATGTCCGCGAATTCCGCTGTCCCGAGCCGGCCCGCCCCGGCGGGCAGCTCGGCCCGCACGGCGGCCAGCCGGGCCAACGCGGACCTGTTGGAAACCTCGGCGGGTCCGGGCCTGGCCGGCCAGCTGCCGATCACCAGCCCGGCGCACGAAACTCCTTTGGCGGCAAGGGCTTCCAACGTCAGAGCGGTGTGGTTGAGGGTGCCCAGCTCCGCGCCGACCGCGACCAGCGCCGCGGCGCCCAGGTCGACGGCCAGATCCCGCAGCGTGACACCCGCGTCGGCCAGTTGCACCAGCAGTCCCCCGGCGCCCTCGACCAGCGTCAGCCGTCCGGGACGGTCCAGGCCGGCGATTGCGGTCAGCAACTGGTCGCGGGTGGGCAACGCGGCCCCGGCCTGCTCGGCGGCGGCGGCCGGCGCCAACGGCTGCGGATACCGCGCACACCAGGCGAGCTCCGTCACCCCGGACAGCCGCGCCACTTCTGCGAGGTCGTCGTCGCCCGAGTCGGTGCCGGTCTGGACGGGCTTGCACACCGCCACGTCGATGCCCGCCTGGCGGGCATGGCAGGCCAGCGCCGCGGTGGCGACCGTCTTACCGACCCCGGTGCCGGTGCCGGTGACGAACAGGACGGTCAACGGCGCGACACCGCGACGACGTCCGCCAACAC is part of the Mycobacterium sp. HUMS_12744610 genome and encodes:
- a CDS encoding lipase family protein, producing the protein MVELGNLAGARGAEWIGRPPHEELQRSVRPLLPSDDPFYQPPLGYQHAQPGTVLRSRDVELALLGLIPQAVNAVQLLYRTMDLNGEPEAAATTVIVPAELAPGQTCPLLSYQCAIDAVSSRCFPSYALRRRARALGSIGQLELFLIAAAVAEGWAVSVPDHEGLKGLWGAPYEPGYRVLDGIRAALSSDRLGLSPSAPIGLWGYSGGGLASAWAAEMSADYAPDLDIVGAVLGSPVGDLGNTFRRLNGSFLSGLPAMVVAALAHTYPDLDRIIKKHASEEGRALLESLENMTTVEAVVRMAGKNMGDYLDEPLEAILSTPEVSYVFDQIKLGAAVPTPPVLLVQAVHDYLINVNDIDVLADAYSTGGARVTYHRDAFNEHMLLHPLSAPMTLRWLTDRFNRRPLTEHLIRTTWPTMFNPMTYVGMARLAKIAAKVVFGRKIHRRPL
- a CDS encoding DUF2567 domain-containing protein, with translation MNGRARALAAAALGLTVAGALLGALWAWIAAPIHVVVAKTRAGERVHDYLGTESQHFFDDPCLLLGLLTALAVVGAVLGWQWRRHRGPGMVVGLFFGMVAAAAAASAVGAALVRMRYGALDFDAVPLSGDPALAYVLEAPPVFFSHGPLQVAATLLWPAAIAALVYALMAAADARDDLGAPPVADRPEDALPVGAGGSAEAAMS
- the bioB gene encoding biotin synthase BioB, which translates into the protein MTQAAARPGTDGHDTDDPADILAVARRQVLERGEGLSRDQVLAVLQLPDERLDELLALAHEVRMRWCGPDVEVEGIISLKTGGCPEDCHFCAQSGLFASPVRSARLDIPSLVEAAKQTAKSGATEFCIVAAVRGPDERLMAQVAAGIEAIRDEVEINIACSLGMLTAEQVEQLATMGVHRYNHNLETARSYFANVVTTHTWEERWQTLSMVRDAGMEVCCGGILGMGETLEQRAEFAADLAELGPDEVPLNFLNPRPGTPFGDLQVLPAAEALKSVAAFRLALPRTILRFAGGREITLGDLGAKQGILGGINAVIVGNYLTTLGRPAEADLELLGDLQMPIKALNASL
- a CDS encoding 2'-5' RNA ligase family protein; the encoded protein is MVHSIELVFDLDTEAAIRRVWGDLAGAGIPSQAPASRPHVTLAVAERIDADVDELLRPVSARLPLPAVVGAPVLFGRADAVFARLIVPTVELFDLHAEVHRLCAAHLRPEPMGNSRPGQWTAHVTLARRVGGAQLGRALRIAGRPARIDATFAGLRRWDGDKRAEHPIG
- the bioD gene encoding dethiobiotin synthase; translation: MTVLFVTGTGTGVGKTVATAALACHARQAGIDVAVCKPVQTGTDSGDDDLAEVARLSGVTELAWCARYPQPLAPAAAAEQAGAALPTRDQLLTAIAGLDRPGRLTLVEGAGGLLVQLADAGVTLRDLAVDLGAAALVAVGAELGTLNHTALTLEALAAKGVSCAGLVIGSWPARPGPAEVSNRSALARLAAVRAELPAGAGRLGTAEFADMSAAAFDRHWVGALAG